A stretch of the Thiomicrorhabdus indica genome encodes the following:
- a CDS encoding PhoX family protein produces MKLNKLTLALASVMTSSALVLSGCLSDSDDTKTFKSIEFTNTEAPATAEKMAQTYTESSAIVTYTDGSTEEFPLTYEKLFGTLDTVGTNPHPAGQLYDINGSPLMDPNGAPLIAETPDSNSLLKVGDKIFMVSHLEYDWLYADGSRAGSRAPMGMIQTEISQDDDGDLDAVDQKPIDFSGVDGLWIPCFGSQTPWNTHLGSEEDYDMQYNPLNGSYSRTTAAINAMSTMYFNNTRTANPYHYGYFPEVTVNEDGSNEVVKHYSMGRGTWEAGKVMPDSRTVYYGDDGTNVALFMYVADKAGDLSSGSLYAGKVTQTGSYSGNFEWIKLGSATDAEVKTLADTTTFDDIFVNEAFDETTESCPAGTTHIQAGSTFDECLAVKPGMEKAAAFLESRRYAALKGATVEFNKMEGIAVNSADNHLYMAISYLDRGMLDQGLPASMEHLKMEKVNAGATFTLPMSGGQTDSDGNTIDSPHVVTSMMVEDMLMGVDISADQFGNIADPNRIANTDNIAFSDKMRTLFIGEDSGTHVNNFVWAYNVDTKKLSRILTNVSGSEATGLQVVDDMNGHAYIMSNSQHHGDFISTMNADLEAQLDAQNINKFDANFGYIKGMPAIK; encoded by the coding sequence ATGAAACTTAATAAATTAACTTTAGCACTAGCTTCGGTTATGACTTCCAGCGCACTTGTTCTGAGTGGCTGCCTGAGTGATAGCGATGATACTAAAACATTCAAGTCGATCGAGTTCACGAATACTGAAGCGCCTGCGACAGCTGAAAAAATGGCTCAAACCTATACAGAGTCTTCAGCGATTGTGACTTACACAGATGGATCAACTGAAGAATTCCCTCTAACTTATGAAAAACTTTTTGGAACATTAGATACCGTTGGTACGAACCCTCACCCAGCAGGTCAGCTTTATGACATAAACGGTTCTCCACTAATGGATCCAAACGGTGCACCATTAATTGCCGAAACGCCAGACTCAAATAGTTTGCTAAAAGTTGGTGACAAAATTTTCATGGTTTCTCACCTTGAATATGATTGGTTATATGCGGATGGATCACGTGCTGGATCACGTGCTCCAATGGGAATGATTCAAACTGAAATCTCTCAAGATGACGATGGTGATTTAGATGCAGTCGATCAAAAACCAATTGATTTTTCAGGCGTTGACGGACTTTGGATTCCTTGTTTTGGCTCGCAAACACCTTGGAACACTCACCTTGGTTCTGAAGAAGATTATGACATGCAGTACAACCCTCTGAATGGAAGCTATAGTCGTACAACAGCAGCCATTAACGCAATGTCAACGATGTATTTCAATAACACTCGTACAGCAAACCCATACCACTATGGTTATTTCCCAGAAGTAACGGTTAATGAAGATGGTTCAAATGAAGTGGTGAAGCACTACTCAATGGGTCGTGGTACTTGGGAAGCTGGTAAAGTCATGCCTGATAGTCGCACAGTTTATTACGGCGATGACGGTACCAACGTGGCACTATTCATGTATGTTGCCGACAAGGCCGGTGACCTTTCATCCGGTTCTCTATACGCTGGTAAAGTGACTCAAACAGGCAGCTATTCAGGCAACTTCGAATGGATCAAGCTTGGAAGTGCGACGGATGCAGAGGTTAAAACGCTTGCCGACACAACCACGTTTGACGATATTTTTGTCAACGAAGCATTTGATGAAACGACAGAGTCTTGCCCTGCCGGCACAACGCACATTCAAGCAGGTTCTACATTTGATGAGTGTCTTGCGGTTAAACCAGGAATGGAAAAAGCGGCTGCTTTCCTAGAATCTCGTCGTTATGCCGCTCTTAAAGGTGCAACGGTCGAATTCAACAAAATGGAAGGTATCGCGGTCAACTCTGCGGATAACCACCTATATATGGCAATTTCATACCTAGACAGAGGAATGCTTGATCAAGGTCTTCCTGCGAGCATGGAACACCTAAAAATGGAAAAAGTAAACGCTGGTGCCACTTTCACTCTTCCAATGTCTGGCGGTCAAACAGATTCTGATGGTAACACTATCGACTCACCACATGTTGTCACATCAATGATGGTTGAAGACATGCTAATGGGTGTCGATATCTCAGCTGATCAATTCGGTAACATTGCTGATCCAAATCGTATCGCTAATACGGACAACATCGCTTTCTCTGACAAAATGCGCACGCTATTTATCGGGGAAGATTCTGGAACGCACGTCAACAACTTTGTATGGGCTTACAACGTCGATACTAAGAAGCTTTCTCGTATCCTAACTAATGTTTCCGGTTCAGAAGCAACAGGTCTTCAAGTCGTTGATGATATGAACGGTCACGCTTACATCATGTCTAACTCTCAACACCACGGCGACTTCATCTCAACAATGAATGCCGATCTTGAAGCACAACTTGATGCTCAAAACATCAATAAATTTGATGCGAACTTCGGTTACATCAAAGGGATGCCTGCAATCAAGTAA
- the rpmB gene encoding 50S ribosomal protein L28 — MSRVCQVTGKRPVVGNNVSHSHRKTRRRFLPNLHSHRFWSEAENRFVKLRVSTAGMRIIDKNGIDAVIADMRSRGEKV, encoded by the coding sequence ATGTCTAGAGTATGCCAAGTAACAGGAAAACGTCCTGTAGTCGGTAACAATGTTTCCCACTCTCACCGTAAAACTCGTCGTCGCTTTTTGCCAAACTTGCACTCGCACCGTTTTTGGTCAGAAGCTGAGAACCGTTTCGTAAAACTTCGTGTATCAACAGCTGGTATGCGCATTATCGACAAGAACGGTATTGACGCTGTGATCGCTGATATGCGTTCACGTGGTGAGAAAGTCTAA
- the rpmG gene encoding 50S ribosomal protein L33, whose product MRDKIKLKSTESAYYYTTDKNKKNMAGKFEIKKYDPVVRKHVLFKEAKIK is encoded by the coding sequence ATGCGCGATAAGATCAAGCTAAAGTCCACTGAATCTGCTTATTATTATACAACTGATAAAAATAAGAAGAACATGGCTGGAAAATTCGAGATCAAGAAATACGACCCAGTGGTTCGTAAACACGTCTTGTTCAAAGAAGCGAAAATCAAGTAA
- a CDS encoding diguanylate cyclase: protein MRDIFYIRFWFMFLLVSLLSFRAFASVDLIEKNREPLTPVSVQLNWHHQFEFAGFYAAIQQGFYREAGLDVTLKDWQPGISSVEEVVNKRADFAVAYSSSVADFIHGKPIRLVFANFQTSPMVLLSKEPIYNLEQLSGKTVMDHGSVDVLALINQAKKLVNQPIKTVPSTGNLQDFVDGNVDLFSAYQTNEPFILRQLGVPFHLLDPKSFGVQSLGDVIVSHQETVQINRQMVKAFKKATAKGWEYAFQSPSSVVDFMVKNYSVKKSREALFGEASETAMFVVPDVGKVGDISPQKVAAAAKNAYQAGLVTESQYQNFIPEAFIFHPSTLNLTSEEIQYLHENPEIQIGNDSFWEPFEFVNSKGEFSGMAADYFSLMEKKLGIRFKHYHQKPWEDVMQAARDREAKILSCAVATPEREMFMNFTKPYLSFPLVLVAKKDVNFIENYDVLHGKTVAVPSGYWSEEWLRNNYPQIDLMPVATERDGLEAVLKGDAYAFSGNLASINFAIKRYGIDGLHIVGEGDARFELGIGVDNQDPLLFSIMTKALGSITPEERNAIYKKWIQLELVRKTDHSTLVAVSLGFLAVLSIFGWLLWLLQRQKRQQAFYINQVNELSMATYTNFLTGKVEWVSESFLRFTGCQREQLVGQSHFVLRHPEVDEQEYEHLYQRVVRGESVTHEARAKGCNGEDYWVELTASPKIEKGKVVGAWATRVDITDKKRLEEVATHDALTGLYNRHQFNEMFDPLIHQANRLNLKLSVLLFDIDYFKAINDRFGHQQGDKVLVEVAKATQKSFGRASDFIFRIGGEEFIVVTEFKTASVFENHLEKFQQVIRDLNLSNPGSQHKVVTVSVGALFIESFNHQINSSCLYSQLDQLMYAAKSSGRDELRLEVITDEKACPE from the coding sequence ATGAGAGATATTTTCTACATTCGTTTCTGGTTTATGTTTTTGTTGGTCAGTTTGCTGAGCTTTCGAGCTTTTGCTAGTGTCGACTTGATTGAAAAGAATAGAGAGCCTCTAACGCCAGTCAGCGTTCAACTTAATTGGCATCATCAGTTTGAATTTGCTGGGTTTTATGCAGCGATTCAGCAGGGTTTCTATCGCGAGGCCGGTTTAGATGTGACCTTGAAAGATTGGCAGCCAGGAATTTCTTCTGTGGAAGAAGTCGTCAATAAGCGTGCTGATTTTGCGGTCGCTTATAGTAGCTCGGTTGCTGATTTTATTCATGGAAAACCGATTCGCCTAGTGTTTGCTAATTTTCAAACCTCTCCGATGGTCTTGCTCTCTAAAGAGCCGATTTATAATCTTGAACAGTTATCTGGCAAGACGGTTATGGATCATGGGAGTGTTGACGTTCTTGCCTTGATTAATCAAGCTAAGAAACTAGTCAATCAGCCGATTAAAACAGTGCCTTCTACAGGTAACCTTCAAGATTTTGTTGACGGCAATGTTGACCTTTTTTCTGCCTACCAAACCAATGAACCTTTTATATTGCGACAGTTAGGTGTTCCTTTTCATCTGCTTGATCCCAAAAGTTTTGGTGTTCAATCACTAGGGGATGTAATTGTTTCTCATCAAGAGACTGTTCAAATCAATCGGCAAATGGTGAAGGCTTTTAAAAAAGCCACCGCGAAAGGTTGGGAGTATGCGTTCCAATCGCCATCTTCTGTTGTGGATTTTATGGTCAAAAATTATTCGGTTAAAAAAAGTCGAGAAGCTTTATTTGGAGAAGCTTCTGAAACGGCCATGTTTGTGGTGCCAGATGTAGGGAAAGTTGGTGATATTTCGCCTCAAAAAGTGGCGGCAGCCGCTAAAAATGCTTATCAAGCAGGTTTAGTGACAGAATCTCAATATCAAAACTTCATTCCCGAAGCTTTTATTTTTCACCCTTCTACTCTGAATCTTACGTCAGAAGAAATTCAATATTTACACGAGAATCCTGAAATTCAAATCGGTAATGATTCTTTTTGGGAGCCTTTTGAGTTTGTAAATAGCAAGGGTGAATTTTCTGGCATGGCAGCCGACTATTTTTCTTTAATGGAGAAAAAGCTAGGTATTAGATTTAAGCATTATCATCAAAAGCCTTGGGAAGATGTGATGCAGGCCGCTCGAGATCGAGAAGCAAAAATTCTTTCTTGTGCTGTGGCGACTCCAGAACGAGAAATGTTTATGAATTTTACCAAGCCTTACCTTTCGTTTCCGCTAGTGCTAGTGGCAAAAAAAGATGTGAATTTTATCGAAAATTATGATGTCTTACATGGAAAAACGGTTGCTGTTCCAAGTGGGTACTGGTCAGAAGAGTGGCTACGGAATAATTATCCGCAAATCGATCTGATGCCGGTTGCTACGGAAAGAGATGGGTTAGAAGCTGTTCTAAAAGGCGATGCTTATGCCTTTTCGGGAAACCTAGCGTCAATTAACTTTGCCATTAAGCGATATGGTATTGATGGCTTACATATTGTGGGTGAAGGTGACGCACGTTTTGAGTTAGGTATTGGCGTTGATAATCAAGATCCTCTTTTGTTTTCTATTATGACAAAAGCGTTGGGCTCCATTACACCGGAAGAGCGTAATGCAATTTATAAAAAGTGGATTCAGTTAGAGTTGGTGCGTAAAACCGATCACTCAACCTTAGTGGCGGTTTCCCTCGGTTTTTTGGCTGTTTTATCTATTTTCGGCTGGCTTTTGTGGTTGTTACAACGCCAAAAAAGACAACAAGCGTTTTATATTAATCAGGTCAATGAACTGTCTATGGCGACCTACACCAATTTTCTAACCGGTAAGGTGGAGTGGGTGAGCGAGTCGTTTTTAAGGTTTACCGGATGTCAACGAGAGCAGCTTGTTGGGCAGTCGCATTTTGTTTTGCGCCATCCAGAGGTTGATGAACAAGAATATGAGCACTTATACCAAAGAGTAGTTAGAGGAGAGTCGGTCACTCACGAAGCACGAGCTAAAGGGTGCAATGGGGAAGATTACTGGGTGGAATTAACGGCTTCTCCAAAAATTGAAAAAGGAAAAGTTGTCGGTGCATGGGCTACAAGAGTCGATATTACGGATAAAAAACGTCTTGAAGAAGTGGCGACTCACGATGCTCTGACCGGCTTGTATAACCGACATCAATTTAATGAAATGTTTGATCCTTTGATACATCAGGCCAATCGTTTAAATCTAAAGTTATCGGTGCTGTTATTTGATATTGATTACTTTAAAGCCATTAATGACCGGTTTGGGCATCAGCAGGGAGATAAAGTTTTGGTAGAAGTGGCAAAAGCTACTCAGAAAAGTTTTGGTCGTGCCAGTGATTTCATTTTCCGAATTGGTGGAGAGGAGTTTATTGTTGTCACGGAGTTTAAGACCGCTTCTGTGTTTGAGAATCATTTGGAGAAATTCCAACAGGTGATCCGAGACTTGAACTTATCAAACCCAGGCTCTCAGCATAAAGTCGTTACAGTGTCGGTTGGCGCGTTATTTATCGAATCATTTAATCATCAGATCAATAGTAGTTGCTTATATTCACAGCTAGATCAATTAATGTATGCCGCAAAATCTTCAGGAAGAGATGAATTACGTTTAGAAGTGATTACAGATGAAAAGGCATGTCCTGAGTAG